In Streptomyces sp. P3, one DNA window encodes the following:
- the hisF gene encoding imidazole glycerol phosphate synthase subunit HisF — MTLAVRVIPCLDVDAGRVVKGVNFQNLRDAGDPVEMAKVYDAEGADELTFLDITASSGNRETTYDVVRRTAEQVFIPLTVGGGVRTPEDVDKLLRAGADKVGVNTAAIARPELIREIAERFGRQVLVLSVDARRTESGSFEVTTHGGRRGTGIDAVEWAHRAAELGAGEILLNSMDADGTKDGYDLEMIAAVRGHVTVPVIASGGAGRLTHFAPAVEAGADAVLAASVFHFGDLRIGEVKQTLREAGHPVR; from the coding sequence ATGACGCTGGCCGTACGAGTCATCCCCTGCCTGGACGTGGACGCCGGCCGGGTGGTCAAGGGCGTCAACTTCCAGAACCTGCGCGACGCGGGCGACCCCGTCGAGATGGCCAAGGTGTACGACGCCGAGGGCGCCGACGAGCTGACGTTCCTGGACATCACCGCATCCTCCGGCAACCGGGAGACGACGTACGACGTGGTGCGCCGCACCGCCGAGCAGGTGTTCATCCCGCTGACCGTGGGCGGCGGGGTACGCACCCCGGAGGACGTCGACAAGCTGCTGCGGGCCGGCGCCGACAAGGTGGGCGTCAACACGGCCGCGATCGCCCGCCCGGAGCTGATCCGGGAGATCGCCGAGCGGTTCGGTCGGCAGGTGCTGGTCCTGTCGGTGGACGCCCGGCGCACGGAGTCGGGCTCCTTCGAGGTGACGACCCACGGCGGCCGCCGTGGCACCGGCATCGACGCCGTCGAGTGGGCGCACCGGGCGGCGGAGCTGGGCGCGGGCGAGATCCTGCTGAACTCGATGGACGCGGACGGCACGAAGGACGGCTACGACCTGGAGATGATCGCGGCGGTGCGGGGGCATGTGACGGTCCCGGTGATCGCCTCCGGCGGCGCCGGCCGGCTCACGCACTTCGCGCCGGCCGTCGAGGCGGGCGCGGACGCGGTGCTGGCGGCGTCGGTCTTCCACTTCGGCGACCTGCGGATCGGCGAGGTCAAGCAGACCCTGCGGGAGGCGGGCCACCCGGTGCGGTGA
- a CDS encoding transcriptional regulator, whose product MTGRERNRRITDLGTLKALAHPLRMQLYRGLTVARVATASHLADQVGEAVSLVSYHLRKLAEHGLIEEAEPQSADGRERWWRLSSDGVSIRDEDFRDAPEKAAAHTAASRLFAEDRMDMYRRWLDERAHWSPEWNRSAESSESILRLTADELAELNAEMLALLRRYDERGRAADAAEAGEGSEASRGRENVSVHTYSFPFRV is encoded by the coding sequence ATGACAGGCAGGGAACGCAATCGCCGGATCACGGACCTGGGCACGCTGAAGGCGCTCGCCCACCCCCTCCGGATGCAGCTGTACCGCGGGCTGACCGTCGCCCGCGTCGCCACCGCCTCCCACCTCGCCGACCAGGTCGGCGAGGCCGTCTCGCTCGTCAGCTACCACCTGCGCAAGCTCGCCGAACACGGGCTCATCGAGGAGGCCGAGCCGCAGAGCGCGGACGGCCGCGAGCGCTGGTGGCGGCTCTCCTCCGACGGCGTGAGCATCCGGGACGAGGACTTCCGCGACGCCCCGGAGAAGGCGGCCGCGCACACCGCGGCCAGCCGGCTCTTCGCCGAGGACCGCATGGACATGTACCGGCGCTGGCTCGACGAGCGGGCCCACTGGAGCCCCGAGTGGAACCGCAGCGCCGAGTCCTCCGAGTCCATCCTGCGTCTCACCGCGGACGAACTGGCGGAGCTCAACGCCGAGATGCTCGCGCTCCTGCGCAGGTACGACGAGCGGGGCAGGGCTGCGGACGCCGCCGAGGCCGGTGAGGGCTCCGAGGCCTCCCGGGGCCGCGAGAACGTCTCGGTGCACACGTACTCGTTCCCGTTCCGTGTCTGA
- a CDS encoding MFS transporter: MTTVTHETVQRTAPGLPAHRDPNVLRWLTAYTASMVGDSVYYIALSWAAVQTGTAAQAGLVMTASAVPRALLMLGGGVIADRLGPRRVVIGSDAVRCAAVLAVAALLYATTPGLWPLALLALVFGAVDAVFMPAVGALPARVTSRGQLARVQGMRGLAIRFASVVGGPLGGLGVAVGGAAAAFSLAGLLIAVSVPLLCSVRVRELPADDRAAAGGTAWSDLRAGLRYVRRHRVLAPLLLAIALGDLGFVGPLNVGLTLLADERGWGAAGMGWVLSGFGVGAGAASLLLTLRGRLPHAGRLAGWSILAGSVAIGALAFAPTLVTAVGTALLIGLLAGLSGAVCGALLQTQAAPAYLGRVTAVSSLVSVGLTPLSMPVSAAAVGAWGTGPVFVVSAAVCGLGGVVALSVPVLRRAELPR; this comes from the coding sequence GTGACCACCGTCACGCACGAGACCGTCCAGCGCACCGCTCCCGGCCTCCCCGCCCACCGCGACCCCAACGTGCTGCGCTGGCTCACCGCCTACACCGCCTCCATGGTCGGCGACAGCGTCTACTACATCGCCCTGTCGTGGGCCGCCGTGCAGACCGGCACCGCCGCACAGGCCGGGCTGGTGATGACGGCGAGCGCCGTGCCGCGGGCCCTGCTGATGCTGGGCGGGGGAGTGATCGCCGACCGGCTGGGTCCGCGCCGGGTCGTCATCGGCAGCGACGCCGTGCGCTGCGCGGCCGTCCTCGCGGTGGCCGCGCTGCTGTACGCGACGACTCCCGGCCTGTGGCCGCTCGCCCTGCTCGCCCTGGTCTTCGGCGCCGTCGACGCCGTCTTCATGCCGGCCGTGGGCGCGCTTCCCGCGCGCGTGACCAGCCGCGGGCAGCTCGCGCGCGTCCAGGGCATGCGCGGCCTCGCCATCCGGTTCGCGAGCGTCGTCGGCGGACCGCTCGGCGGTCTCGGCGTGGCGGTCGGCGGCGCGGCCGCCGCGTTCTCCCTGGCCGGACTGCTGATAGCGGTCTCGGTGCCGCTGCTGTGCTCCGTGCGCGTCCGCGAGCTGCCCGCCGACGACAGGGCCGCCGCCGGCGGCACCGCCTGGAGCGACCTGCGGGCCGGACTGCGGTACGTGCGCCGCCACCGCGTCCTCGCCCCGCTGCTGCTGGCCATCGCCCTGGGTGACCTGGGCTTCGTCGGGCCCCTCAACGTCGGACTGACCCTGCTCGCCGACGAACGCGGCTGGGGCGCCGCCGGCATGGGCTGGGTGCTCTCCGGGTTCGGCGTCGGCGCGGGCGCCGCCTCCCTGCTGCTGACCCTGCGAGGACGGCTCCCGCACGCCGGACGGCTGGCCGGCTGGTCGATCCTGGCGGGCTCCGTGGCCATCGGCGCCCTCGCGTTCGCGCCCACCCTCGTCACCGCCGTCGGCACCGCCCTGCTGATCGGGCTGCTCGCCGGGCTCAGCGGCGCCGTGTGCGGAGCCCTGCTGCAGACCCAGGCCGCCCCCGCCTACCTGGGCCGCGTCACCGCCGTCTCCAGCCTGGTCAGCGTCGGCCTCACCCCGCTCAGCATGCCGGTGTCGGCCGCGGCCGTCGGAGCCTGGGGCACCGGCCCCGTCTTCGTCGTCAGCGCCGCGGTCTGCGGGCTCGGCGGCGTCGTGGCCCTGAGCGTGCCCGTCCTGCGCCGCGCCGAACTGCCGCGCTGA
- a CDS encoding TIGR03085 family metal-binding protein: protein MSTFAKRERLLLADLLETAGPEAPTLCEGWQTRDLAAHVVVRERRPDAAGGILIKQLASRLDRVMEEFAAKPYEELIQLIRTGPPRFSPFQLKQLDEASNTIEFYVHTEDVRRATPDWSSRELDPVFQDALWSRLERTARLMGRGTPTGLVLRRPDGRTAVANRGTPVVTATGEPSELLLFLYGRQSAAVVELDGEKEAIDRLHGGKQLGI from the coding sequence ATGTCCACTTTCGCGAAGCGTGAACGGCTGCTGCTGGCCGACCTCTTGGAGACCGCGGGCCCTGAGGCGCCCACGCTCTGCGAGGGCTGGCAGACCCGTGACCTGGCCGCGCACGTGGTGGTGCGCGAGCGTCGTCCGGACGCCGCCGGGGGCATTCTGATCAAGCAGCTGGCGTCGCGCCTGGACCGGGTGATGGAGGAGTTCGCCGCCAAGCCGTACGAGGAGTTGATCCAGCTGATCCGCACGGGTCCGCCGCGGTTCTCCCCGTTCCAGCTCAAGCAGCTCGACGAGGCGTCGAACACCATCGAGTTCTACGTGCACACGGAGGACGTCCGCCGGGCCACGCCCGACTGGTCCTCGCGCGAGCTCGACCCGGTCTTCCAGGACGCGCTGTGGTCGCGTCTGGAGCGCACCGCGCGCCTGATGGGCCGCGGTACCCCGACGGGCCTGGTCCTGCGCCGCCCGGACGGCCGTACGGCGGTCGCCAACCGGGGCACGCCGGTCGTGACGGCGACGGGTGAGCCGTCGGAGCTGCTGCTGTTCCTGTACGGCCGGCAGAGCGCCGCCGTGGTGGAGCTGGACGGCGAGAAGGAAGCGATCGACCGGCTGCACGGCGGCAAGCAGCTCGGCATCTGA
- the hisI gene encoding phosphoribosyl-AMP cyclohydrolase, with protein MTSTPTPSSLDPAIAARLKRSPDGLVPAIAQQYDTGEVLMLGWMDDEALHRTLTTGRCTYWSRSRREYWVKGDTSGHVQQVRSVALDCDADTVLVQVDQTGAACHTGARTCFEADVLLKDPAGADSGVTGSDQ; from the coding sequence ATGACCAGCACGCCCACGCCCAGCAGCCTGGACCCCGCCATCGCCGCGCGTCTCAAGCGCAGCCCCGACGGGCTCGTCCCCGCCATCGCCCAGCAGTACGACACCGGTGAGGTGCTCATGCTCGGCTGGATGGACGACGAGGCGCTGCACCGCACGCTCACCACCGGCCGCTGCACCTACTGGTCGCGCAGCCGCCGCGAGTACTGGGTCAAGGGCGACACCTCCGGCCACGTCCAGCAGGTCAGGTCCGTCGCCCTCGACTGCGACGCCGACACCGTGCTCGTCCAGGTCGACCAGACCGGCGCCGCCTGCCACACCGGCGCCCGCACCTGCTTCGAGGCCGACGTCCTCCTGAAGGACCCCGCGGGCGCCGATTCCGGCGTCACGGGCTCGGATCAGTAA
- a CDS encoding anthranilate synthase component I: MDLETFRKLATDRRVIPVTRKLLADGDTPVALYRKLAAERPGTFLLESAENGRSWSRYSFVGVRSAATLTARDGQAHWLGTPPVGVPAEGDPLAALRATVETLHTPHQEGLPPFTGGMVGYLGYDIVRRLEKIGPGERDDLKLPELTMLLTSDLAVMDHWEGSVLLIANAINHNDLDTGVDEAHADAVARLDAMEADLSRAVAQPPAVLPPSELPEYTALWGGPDFREAVEDVKERIRAGEAFQVVPSQRFETACTASALDVYRVLRATNPSPYMYLFRFDGFDVVGSSPEALVKVEDGRAMVHPIAGTRHRGATPQEDQALADELLADPKERAEHLMLVDLGRNDLGRVCEPGSVEVVDFMSVERYSHVMHIVSTVTGQVAAGRTAFDVLTACFPAGTLSGAPKPRAMQIIDELEPSRRGLYGGCVGYLDFAGDSDTAIAIRTALLREGAAYVQAGAGIVADSDPAAEDQECRNKAAAVLRAVHTANRLGGRSA; this comes from the coding sequence ATGGACCTCGAGACGTTCCGCAAGCTGGCCACCGACCGTCGGGTCATCCCGGTCACCCGCAAGCTCCTCGCCGACGGCGACACCCCGGTCGCGCTCTACCGCAAGCTCGCCGCCGAGCGCCCCGGCACCTTCCTGCTGGAGTCCGCGGAGAACGGCCGCTCCTGGTCCCGGTACTCCTTCGTCGGCGTCCGCAGCGCCGCCACGCTCACCGCACGCGACGGCCAGGCCCACTGGCTCGGCACCCCGCCCGTCGGCGTCCCCGCCGAGGGCGACCCGCTCGCCGCGCTGCGCGCCACCGTGGAGACCCTGCACACCCCCCACCAGGAGGGCCTGCCGCCCTTCACCGGCGGCATGGTCGGCTACCTCGGCTACGACATCGTGCGCCGCCTGGAGAAGATCGGCCCCGGCGAGCGCGACGACCTGAAGCTGCCCGAGCTGACGATGCTGCTCACCAGCGACCTCGCCGTCATGGACCACTGGGAGGGCTCCGTCCTGCTGATCGCCAACGCGATCAACCACAACGACCTCGACACCGGCGTCGACGAGGCCCACGCCGACGCGGTCGCCCGGCTGGACGCCATGGAGGCCGACCTCTCCCGCGCGGTCGCCCAGCCCCCGGCCGTCCTGCCGCCCTCCGAACTGCCCGAGTACACCGCCCTGTGGGGCGGCCCCGACTTCCGGGAGGCCGTCGAGGACGTCAAGGAGCGCATCCGCGCGGGCGAGGCCTTCCAGGTCGTCCCCTCCCAGCGCTTCGAGACGGCGTGCACCGCGAGCGCGCTGGACGTCTACCGGGTCCTGCGGGCCACCAACCCCTCCCCGTACATGTACCTGTTCCGCTTCGACGGCTTCGACGTGGTGGGCTCCTCCCCGGAGGCCCTGGTCAAGGTCGAGGACGGACGGGCCATGGTCCACCCCATCGCCGGCACCCGGCACCGGGGCGCCACCCCGCAGGAGGACCAGGCCCTCGCCGACGAGCTGCTCGCCGACCCCAAGGAGCGCGCCGAGCACCTCATGCTCGTCGACCTCGGCCGCAACGACCTGGGGCGGGTCTGCGAGCCCGGCTCGGTCGAGGTCGTCGACTTCATGTCCGTCGAGCGGTACTCGCACGTGATGCACATCGTCTCCACCGTCACCGGACAGGTCGCCGCCGGCCGCACCGCCTTCGACGTCCTCACCGCGTGCTTCCCGGCCGGCACCCTCTCCGGCGCCCCCAAGCCGCGTGCCATGCAGATCATCGACGAGCTGGAGCCGTCCCGACGCGGCCTGTACGGCGGCTGCGTGGGCTACCTGGACTTCGCGGGGGACTCCGACACGGCCATCGCCATCCGCACCGCCCTCCTGCGCGAAGGCGCCGCCTACGTCCAGGCCGGCGCGGGCATCGTCGCCGACTCCGACCCGGCCGCCGAGGACCAGGAGTGCCGCAACAAGGCCGCGGCCGTCCTGCGTGCCGTCCACACCGCCAACCGGCTGGGCGGCCGGAGCGCCTGA
- a CDS encoding TIGR02234 family membrane protein, which yields MGYVTAAPDPRSETDSARSGRRSLALALLCGALGAAVALLSTRQRWSEGTATVAGGAFPLTARGSDVTGVPAALAIVGLAALVAVFAVRRTGRLAVSALLALSGAGITATALIGASDGSALDEQAAKASGDTSATVASFTHTAWPYAAAAGGALILVAGLLALRYGRRWPAMSGRYERDGTPRPRRAARPADPDRPEEMWKALDRGEDPTGAGPA from the coding sequence GTGGGGTACGTGACTGCTGCTCCTGACCCCCGTTCCGAGACCGATTCCGCCCGGTCGGGCCGCCGGAGCCTCGCCCTCGCCCTGTTGTGCGGCGCGCTGGGCGCGGCCGTGGCCCTGCTGTCCACCCGACAGCGCTGGTCGGAGGGCACGGCCACGGTGGCCGGCGGCGCCTTCCCGCTGACCGCCAGGGGCAGCGACGTGACGGGCGTGCCCGCGGCGCTCGCCATAGTGGGCCTGGCCGCTCTCGTCGCCGTCTTCGCCGTCCGCCGGACCGGCCGCCTCGCCGTCTCCGCGCTCCTCGCGCTGTCCGGCGCCGGGATCACGGCCACCGCCCTGATCGGCGCGAGCGACGGCTCCGCGCTCGACGAGCAGGCCGCGAAGGCGTCCGGTGACACCTCGGCCACCGTCGCCTCGTTCACCCACACCGCCTGGCCCTACGCGGCGGCCGCGGGCGGCGCCCTGATCCTTGTCGCCGGCCTGCTCGCCCTGCGCTACGGCCGCCGGTGGCCCGCCATGTCGGGCCGCTACGAACGCGACGGCACCCCCCGCCCGCGGCGCGCCGCGAGGCCCGCCGACCCCGACCGGCCCGAGGAGATGTGGAAGGCCCTGGACCGGGGCGAGGACCCGACCGGCGCCGGCCCCGCCTGA
- a CDS encoding HGxxPAAW family protein: protein MAGSSHGHTPAAWTGVTIAIIGFTVAGAFMVMAEPLGFWAGMAIVALSGFVGLAMRAAGLGRPKAAVQPVHQAPASSTATREPAGAEG from the coding sequence ATGGCGGGCAGCAGCCACGGACACACCCCGGCCGCCTGGACCGGTGTCACCATCGCCATCATCGGCTTCACCGTCGCGGGCGCGTTCATGGTGATGGCCGAGCCGCTCGGCTTCTGGGCCGGCATGGCGATCGTGGCGCTGTCCGGATTCGTCGGTCTCGCCATGCGGGCGGCGGGCCTGGGCCGGCCGAAGGCCGCGGTCCAGCCGGTGCACCAGGCCCCGGCCTCCTCCACGGCCACCCGCGAGCCGGCCGGCGCCGAGGGCTGA
- a CDS encoding DUF2752 domain-containing protein — MRTVNADSRSVTTTALGRLVVPVGILAAVAAAFAYVGAVDPNEPGHYPACPLLRYTGLYCPGCGGLRSAHAVVHGDLQTALHDNAPAVVAYLGFAVVWTVWVVRAARGRPVRLDPTSVQLWTLGALLLVFTVVRNLPFGGWLHP; from the coding sequence ATGCGAACCGTGAACGCCGACAGCCGCAGCGTGACGACCACCGCCCTGGGACGCCTGGTCGTGCCCGTCGGCATCCTCGCGGCCGTCGCCGCGGCCTTCGCCTACGTCGGGGCCGTCGACCCCAACGAACCCGGTCACTACCCGGCCTGCCCCCTGCTGCGCTACACGGGCCTGTACTGCCCCGGGTGCGGCGGCCTGCGCAGTGCGCACGCCGTCGTGCACGGAGATCTGCAGACCGCCCTGCACGACAACGCCCCGGCCGTCGTCGCCTATCTGGGCTTCGCCGTCGTGTGGACCGTCTGGGTGGTCCGTGCGGCGCGCGGCCGGCCCGTGCGCCTCGACCCCACCTCCGTGCAGCTGTGGACACTCGGCGCGTTGCTGCTGGTCTTCACGGTTGTCCGGAACCTGCCGTTCGGCGGCTGGCTACACCCTTGA
- the trpC gene encoding indole-3-glycerol phosphate synthase TrpC, whose amino-acid sequence MSVLDEIIDGVRADLAERQARVSLDELKELAAKAPAAKDGVAALRGDGVKVICEVKRSSPSKGALAAIADPAGLAADYEAGGAAVISVLTEQRRFGGSLADLEAVRARVDIPVLRKDFIVTSYQLWEARAYGADLALLIVAALEQSALESLIERAVSIGLTPLVEVHDEDEVERAVDAGAKVIGVNARNLKTLEVDRGTFERVAPEIPASIVKIAESGVRGPHDLIAYANAGADAVLVGESLVTGRDPKTAVADLVAAGEHPALRHGRG is encoded by the coding sequence GTGAGTGTGCTCGACGAGATCATCGACGGAGTCCGTGCCGACCTCGCGGAGCGGCAGGCGCGCGTCAGCCTCGACGAGCTCAAGGAGCTGGCGGCCAAGGCGCCCGCGGCCAAGGACGGCGTCGCGGCGCTCCGGGGCGACGGCGTCAAGGTCATCTGCGAGGTCAAGCGCTCCAGCCCGTCCAAGGGCGCGCTGGCCGCGATCGCCGACCCCGCCGGCCTCGCCGCCGACTACGAGGCGGGCGGCGCGGCGGTCATCTCCGTCCTCACCGAACAGCGCCGGTTCGGCGGCTCGCTCGCCGACCTCGAGGCGGTCCGCGCCCGCGTGGACATCCCCGTCCTGCGCAAGGACTTCATCGTCACCTCGTACCAGCTGTGGGAGGCCCGCGCGTACGGCGCCGACCTCGCGCTGCTCATCGTGGCAGCCCTCGAGCAGTCGGCCCTGGAGTCGCTGATCGAGCGCGCCGTGTCCATCGGCCTCACCCCGCTGGTCGAGGTCCACGACGAGGACGAGGTGGAGCGCGCGGTCGACGCGGGCGCCAAGGTCATCGGCGTCAACGCGCGCAACCTGAAGACCCTCGAGGTCGACCGGGGCACCTTCGAGCGGGTGGCCCCAGAGATCCCGGCGAGCATCGTCAAGATCGCCGAGTCCGGGGTGCGTGGTCCGCACGACCTCATCGCGTACGCCAACGCCGGCGCCGACGCGGTCCTCGTCGGCGAGTCCCTGGTGACCGGCCGCGACCCCAAGACCGCGGTGGCCGACCTGGTGGCGGCGGGCGAGCATCCCGCACTGCGCCACGGCCGGGGCTGA
- the trpM gene encoding tryptophan biosynthesis modulator TrpM, with protein MTPTNPATVTDRYARLARGCRPRGCRAPARRVHGRRVRYVIGDEPGQVNGMRWQRPVRGAGLFRTGGHGRAGATGHNGPAAD; from the coding sequence ATGACTCCGACGAACCCCGCGACCGTCACGGACCGGTACGCCCGCCTTGCGCGCGGCTGCCGCCCCCGTGGCTGCCGCGCGCCCGCACGCCGGGTGCACGGCCGACGCGTGCGGTACGTCATCGGGGACGAACCCGGCCAGGTGAACGGCATGCGATGGCAGCGCCCCGTCAGGGGCGCGGGACTCTTTCGGACGGGCGGCCACGGCCGCGCGGGCGCGACCGGCCACAACGGTCCCGCAGCCGACTGA
- the trpB gene encoding tryptophan synthase subunit beta, producing the protein MPSEFFIPDPDAQVPTAEGYFGAFGGKFIPEALVAAVDEVAVEYDKAKHDPEFARELDDLLVHYTGRPSSLTEVPRFAEHAGGARVFLKREDLNHTGSHKINNVLGQALLTKRMGKTRVIAETGAGQHGVATATACALFGLECTIYMGEIDTQRQALNVARMRMLGAEVVAVKSGSRTLKDAINEAFRDWVANVDRTHYLFGTVAGPHPFPAMVRDFHRVIGVEARRQILERAGRLPDAAVACVGGGSNAIGLFHAFIPDAGVRLIGCEPAGHGIDTGEHAATLTAGEPGILHGSRSYVLQDDEGQITEPYSISAGLDYPGIGPEHSYLKDTGRGEYRAVTDDAAMQALRLLSRTEGIIPAIESAHALAGALEVGRELGPDGLIVVNLSGRGDKDMDTAARYFGLYDTDAEVAADAADTAEIEGDAK; encoded by the coding sequence ATGCCCAGCGAGTTCTTCATTCCCGACCCCGACGCCCAGGTCCCCACCGCCGAGGGCTACTTCGGCGCGTTCGGCGGCAAGTTCATCCCGGAGGCCCTCGTCGCCGCCGTGGACGAGGTGGCCGTCGAGTACGACAAGGCCAAGCACGACCCCGAGTTCGCCCGTGAGCTCGACGACCTGCTCGTGCACTACACCGGTCGCCCCAGTTCCCTCACCGAGGTGCCGAGGTTCGCCGAACACGCCGGCGGCGCCCGGGTCTTCCTCAAGCGCGAGGACCTCAACCACACCGGCTCCCACAAGATCAACAACGTGCTCGGCCAGGCGCTGCTCACCAAGCGCATGGGCAAGACCCGGGTGATCGCCGAGACCGGCGCGGGCCAGCACGGCGTCGCCACGGCCACCGCCTGCGCCCTCTTCGGGCTCGAGTGCACCATCTACATGGGCGAGATCGACACCCAGCGGCAGGCCCTCAACGTGGCCCGGATGCGCATGCTGGGCGCCGAGGTCGTCGCCGTGAAGTCCGGCAGCCGCACCCTGAAGGACGCCATCAACGAGGCGTTCCGCGACTGGGTCGCCAACGTCGACCGCACCCACTACCTCTTCGGCACGGTGGCGGGACCCCACCCCTTCCCGGCCATGGTCCGCGACTTCCACCGGGTCATCGGCGTCGAGGCCCGCCGCCAGATCCTGGAGCGCGCCGGACGTCTGCCCGACGCGGCCGTCGCCTGCGTCGGCGGAGGCTCCAACGCCATCGGCCTCTTCCACGCCTTCATCCCGGACGCCGGCGTGCGTCTGATCGGCTGCGAGCCGGCCGGCCACGGCATCGACACCGGCGAGCACGCGGCGACCCTGACCGCGGGCGAGCCCGGCATCCTGCACGGATCGCGCTCCTACGTCCTCCAGGACGACGAAGGCCAGATCACCGAGCCGTACTCCATCTCGGCGGGCCTGGACTACCCGGGCATCGGCCCCGAGCACTCCTACCTCAAGGACACCGGCCGCGGCGAGTACCGCGCGGTCACCGACGACGCGGCCATGCAGGCGCTGCGTCTGCTGTCGCGCACCGAGGGCATCATCCCGGCCATCGAGAGCGCCCACGCGCTGGCCGGCGCCCTGGAGGTCGGCCGGGAACTCGGCCCGGACGGGCTGATCGTCGTGAACCTGTCGGGTCGCGGCGACAAGGACATGGACACCGCGGCCCGCTACTTCGGGCTGTACGACACCGACGCCGAGGTCGCCGCCGACGCGGCCGACACCGCGGAGATCGAGGGGGACGCGAAGTGA
- the trpA gene encoding tryptophan synthase subunit alpha gives MSGNIQLLSDTLAAAKAEDRAALIAYLPAGFPTVDGGIEAVKAVLDGGADVVEVGLPHSDPVLDGPVIQTADDIALRGGVRIADVMRTVREAFGATGKPILVMTYWNPIDRYGVERFTAELAEAGGAGCILPDLPVQESALWREHAEKHGLATVFVVAPSSRDARLAQITEAGSGFVYAASLMGVTGTRESVGAQAHDLVDRTRATGSGLPVCVGLGVSDARQAAEVAGFADGVIVGSAFVKRMLDAPDDAAGVEAVRALAGDLAKGVRRQA, from the coding sequence GTGAGCGGGAACATCCAGCTGCTGTCGGACACCCTCGCCGCCGCGAAGGCCGAGGACCGCGCCGCGCTCATCGCCTACCTCCCGGCCGGGTTCCCGACCGTGGACGGCGGCATCGAGGCCGTCAAGGCCGTCCTCGACGGCGGCGCCGACGTGGTCGAGGTCGGACTGCCGCACAGCGACCCCGTGCTCGACGGCCCGGTCATCCAGACCGCCGACGACATCGCCCTGCGCGGCGGGGTGCGTATCGCGGACGTCATGCGCACGGTCCGCGAGGCGTTCGGGGCCACCGGCAAACCGATCCTCGTCATGACGTACTGGAACCCCATCGACCGCTACGGCGTCGAGCGGTTCACCGCCGAACTCGCGGAGGCCGGCGGAGCGGGCTGCATCCTGCCCGACCTGCCGGTGCAGGAGTCGGCCCTGTGGAGGGAGCACGCGGAGAAGCACGGCCTCGCGACCGTCTTCGTGGTCGCGCCCAGCAGCCGGGACGCCCGGCTCGCGCAGATCACCGAGGCGGGCAGCGGCTTCGTCTACGCCGCCTCGCTGATGGGTGTCACCGGTACCCGTGAGTCGGTCGGCGCGCAGGCCCACGACCTGGTGGACCGGACCCGGGCCACCGGCTCGGGCCTGCCGGTCTGCGTCGGCCTCGGCGTCTCGGACGCCCGGCAGGCCGCCGAGGTGGCCGGCTTCGCCGACGGCGTGATCGTCGGCTCGGCCTTCGTCAAGCGGATGCTGGACGCGCCGGACGACGCGGCCGGCGTCGAGGCGGTCCGTGCGCTCGCGGGCGACCTGGCGAAGGGCGTGCGCCGCCAGGCGTGA
- a CDS encoding thioredoxin domain-containing protein: protein MSEKNRDGKRTARERLAAEREKQKTAERRRRTLIVGASVVCVLGLAAVIGVVAANSGKDDSSDKAGPVVAPSGAQGEDALAIPVGEDGAKSTLTVWEDFRCPACKAFEAAYRPTIHELAESGKLKVEYHLATLIDGNMGGSGARNAANAAACAQDVGKFSAYHDVLYENQPEETKDEYAENSRLIELAGKVDGLDTPAFRTCVEQGTHNSWVVKSNQAFQNGRFGGTPTVLFNGKNIYQDRSMTPQKLKKMVEEANRG, encoded by the coding sequence GTGAGCGAGAAGAATCGTGACGGAAAGCGCACTGCCCGGGAGCGGCTGGCGGCGGAGCGCGAGAAGCAGAAGACGGCCGAGCGGCGGCGGCGCACACTGATCGTCGGTGCGAGCGTCGTCTGCGTGCTGGGGCTGGCCGCGGTGATCGGCGTCGTCGCCGCGAACTCCGGCAAGGACGACAGCAGCGACAAGGCGGGCCCGGTCGTGGCGCCCTCGGGGGCCCAGGGTGAGGACGCCCTCGCGATCCCCGTCGGCGAGGACGGCGCCAAGTCCACGCTCACGGTGTGGGAGGACTTCCGCTGCCCGGCCTGCAAGGCCTTCGAGGCGGCGTACCGGCCCACGATCCACGAGCTGGCGGAGAGCGGGAAGCTGAAGGTCGAGTACCACCTGGCCACCCTCATCGACGGCAACATGGGCGGCAGCGGTGCCCGCAACGCGGCCAACGCGGCGGCCTGCGCCCAGGACGTCGGCAAGTTCTCCGCCTACCACGACGTGCTGTACGAGAACCAGCCGGAAGAGACGAAGGACGAGTACGCCGAGAACAGCAGACTCATCGAACTGGCGGGCAAGGTCGACGGGCTCGACACGCCCGCGTTCCGCACCTGTGTGGAGCAGGGCACGCACAACAGCTGGGTCGTCAAGTCCAACCAGGCCTTCCAGAACGGCCGCTTCGGCGGCACCCCCACCGTGCTGTTCAACGGCAAGAACATCTACCAGGACCGGTCGATGACGCCGCAGAAGCTGAAGAAGATGGTGGAGGAGGCCAACCGGGGGTGA